The genomic DNA ATCACTTTGCCTTTCTTATCAAATTTCTTAAAGCCGATATAATCAAGATGGACAACCCTATGGACCATAGATTTTACATTGGCCTTGGTAATATACATAATTTGATCGCTGTCCATAAAATCAGTAATTTCAGGAGAAATTGCAACAAGTCCTTCAGGTCCGCGTAAAACATTTACTTTCGGATCTCTTAAGATTCCGAAGCCTTCTCCGGAAGTTGGGGTTTTTTTGTTATTATGATCATATTCCCTATAGCCGAGTAAGGTAAAATTATTTTCGGTCAGCCATTTTAGGAATGCTTGTGATTCCTTTATTTCTTCTTTTGAAACCGACTTTGGGGCTAGATTTAAATTTTCAGAAGTTTCTTCTACCTTTTTAAGGATCGGCTTCCAGTCTTCAACGGCGGCATGGATGAAATCGGTAACCTGTTTTAATTTTTCTTCAAGCTGTTTAAGCTCCTGTTGATTGCTCATGGCTGTAATTTCAATATGCATGACTGATTCAGCGCGCTTCTTGCCGCCTTTTTCAACCAGTTTACCATCTTTATCCCGACTGATTTCAAGCACGGGATGGATAAGCATATGCAATGTATTGCCGTCTTCAAGTAAGTTGGATGTAATACTGTCAATCAGGAATGGCATATCACGCGTCAGTATCTGGATAATTGTATGGGACGAAGTCCAGCCATGCTCTTCAAGGGTGGGATTGAAAATTCTGATTTTTGAGCCAACCTCGTTAAAGTCTGAAATAAATTTCCAGTTGCTTAGCGCAATTGCGTACAGTTCATTTAGTCTCAGGCTTAAATCTTCAGGGGAGGCGTTTTTGTAAAATTCGCTTACAAAATCAAGAAATTCTTTGCCCAGTGGCGATTTCATTGTTTCTTTTGTATAGTCAATGATGGTGTCGAGACGAACTTCTTTTTGGGACCAACTGCTCACAGCTTTTTCCTTTAAATAGAGAAATTATTTTTATATTGGATTTTATATTAAATGTAATTGACTTAAGAAATGGTTTATTTACGGTCATTTAGGTTGCCTTTAATAAAAGCGGCCCGCTTCAATATAGGTTCCAATTTCGTATATTTATCATCAAGTACCTTAAGAACATTAATATCGTGCCCATCTCGTTTGGCGAGAAGCAAACAAAATTCATCCACATTATTGCCAACAATAACCTTTTTCAGACGAAAACTGGCAATTGGTGCCATATCGCGAAGTATTTCACGGGCTTCTTCAACAGTTCGGGTTTTTCGCGCGGTAATATTTCCGGAAGCGCCGTGTTTGCGGATATTTCGCATTTCTTTGACGCAACCCTTTATACCACCAGGGAAATTCTTAATAAATGCATGAAATTCGCTGACATCCACATTCATATAATGTCCGATTCCCAGTGCAGCCGCATATTCGGTCAGGCGTGTTTTATCATAATCTTTGCCAAGGCAGATTTTTAACACAGGTGTGTATGGTGCGCGGTCTTGTATTTTTAAATCATTTTCTTTAACAATTGTTTCAAATGCATCGCTGGATTTTTCACAGATATCGTAAAACTCATAAATTGCCGTAAGAATGTTATATAGAGAATCACGGCTTCGATTGTGATTGGCATCTTCTTTCTTGATATACCCAACAACCTGTTTAAGGGTATCTCTTAATTGCGGCAAAGTCTGCCCCTGAGTTTCTTCCGTCTCGGACGACTCGATTTCAGGCTTTGCTGTCTCCATGCTGTCTATTTGATCTTCAATTACTGGCTTCGTCTCTAATTCGTCAGATTGCTCTGAAACGAAATCTTCTTTCTCCTGTTCCTGGGTTGGTTCGAATTCAGCTGACAGGGTTTCATATTCATCTGATGGAGGTTCAATAAAGTCCACCACAGGCTCATCAATTTGGTCTACCAAAGCGGAAAATTCATCGACTGTCTCGGTTTTGCCAATGTCATCTTCAGTTTCAGGGTATTCTTCGAATGCAATTTCATGAGAGCTTACAACAAAGTCGTCGAGTTTCGGCTCTGCTTCATGTTCTTGTGAAGCGTCTATTGGATCTTTAATTTCGATTGATGCAGGTTCAATATTTTCAAGTGCTTCAATTCTCCCCAGCACCTGTTCCGCGACATCGTTGTCACTTTTGTCTCTAATCGTTCTGGGTGACATCCTTTCCATCGCGCGCTCAATAACGCTTCCTCGCCTTTTAGGCTTTTCAGCTTTGGTATCGGCAATTTCCTCGGATGCAGTGGTGGAAGCCAAATTGGCGGAGCCTGTTTTGTACGGTTGGACTGTCGCGATTTCATTGACTTCAAACGAATTCAGATCAGAATCTGACGGCATACTATGTTTTAAAGCATCATCAAACTCGACATATATCTCCTGTTCGCCCGCATCAAGAATTTCGAGTGACTGGTCTGGGGTCACTTCTGCACTGAAAGTAATGTCCGTTTCTTCAATAGGCGCCGGAGTATCAATCTCATCATAGGAAGGTACTTCTTCAAGCATAGTTTCATTTGCAGTGGCAATATCAATATCTGCCACTTCTTCACATAAAACTTCATCTTCAGGATCAGTTGTGCTGATCAGTACATCTTCGTGACTATCGGCATCAAAGCTATCCTCGCTCACAATTTCCTCTGAAAGGCTCCCGGCTGAAGCGATGTTCTCTTCATTCTGAACGACATTTGCCAGATCTTCATTTTGCTTCTGCTCTTCGTGCAAAGCCTGTTCACGGATATAGGCCTGATCAAATTTGCGCTCGGCAATTATACTTTGCATTAATTCTTCAATGGAAAGATCATCATCGTCAGCACTTTCATAGTCAGCACGACTATCCGATTGTTCGACATCGACTGTCGTCTGGTGCTCTTCTTCGCTTGAAGGGACCAAATCTTCTACCGCTTGATCAGTTACGTCCTCGGTGATATTTTCTTCATTGATAAGTTCTTCAGGTTCAGAAACTTCGAAATCTGATCCAATATCAACAGCGGCCTCAATTTCATGATCTTCTGTATCTTCAATTTTATTAAGATCATTTGTGTTTTCTATTTTGAATTCTTCGACAGCAATGTCCTCAGCCAACAAACTCTCTAAAGTTTTTGGTTTTTCATCAATTTGTGGTTCTGATGTTAATTCATTTATAAAGTCGTCTTCAAATGAAGCAGAATCTTCTACATCAAGGAAATCCTTGATTTCCTTATTTTCATCGAAATCAGTTATAAATGAAGGTTCTCCGGAATCGTCTGATAGAACGTCTTCCTCTGCCATTTCGGTCAGTTCCAGAATATCATCTATTTCATCGTCAAAGTCGTCTTGCTGAAGATCACTTTCCTCAGTTGCCATTATCTCTTCATCACTTACAGTGGTTAGCACGTTTTCTTCTTCTGAAATCGCACTATCATTTGGCGAATGGTGTTCTTCGGACGCTGAATTGTCAGCATCCAAGGTTTCCGATTGATCCGGATTTTGCTGGTCTTCTATATCGCCAGCCCACCGTTCTATATCATTTTCACTAAATTCAGCTTCTATTAAATCGTTCTCTGCAGTCTCGGTGTCATCTTCTCTGTTTTGGATTGCATCAACCAATGCGCTGAATGAGGAAAGATTATCTTCATGATGGCCACTTTCCGTTACTTCTTCCAGTTCTTCCAAATTATCTGTCTCGGACAACATTATCTCATCTTCTTCATCCAAATCAGATTTACTTATTTCTGTTTGCTCTTCCATAGGAAGGAACACTTTACGGCGAAGGCCACCCGTTGATGCGGACTGATAGGCACTTTCCGTGTTGCCGGAAAGACCTTCGGTTTCGTCATAAGTTGGCTCAGCTTCCAATATATGGGAATTGTCTATTTCTGCTTCGGCGTCTGCTTCGGAGCTCAGGAAAGCTTCTTCATTTTCTTCGCGAATAAGAAGATCTTCATTTTCCGTTATGTGCTCATATTCTGGTGTCAGAAGAGCTGCCTTTTCAGGGCCTTCTTCATCAGCTATTTCAGAACTAAAATCATCATCACCCAGATCAAGTTCATCAGTGACAATCTCAGACTCAGTAGATGCAAAATTTTCGTCTTCATCCTCAGCTTCAATATCTAGGGCAAGGATATCATCATCATTTTCTGCTGTTTCTGTTTCGGCATTAATATCCACATCGAAATCAGATAATGCAACTTCGTCAGTGATTTCTTCTACTGTAAACATTTCATCTTCAGCAGTGATTTCCTGTTCTGAAACCTCATCAGTCACATCAGTTTCAAGGAATTCATCATTAAATTCTGCTTCTGCAAATTCAGCCGTTTCTTCATCAGCGGTGGCCGCAGTTTCATAATCCTGTTCGGATTCGGGTTCATAATCTTCCCGGCCTTGCGCAATCTGACGCATCAATTCTTCAATAGTTGGCTTGGTGTCATCAAGAGTAACGTCCTTTTCCAGAATCCAGCGAACACCACCAAGAATAAAATTAATATTTTTATTATCATCACTGAAGGGAAGAAGAATACCTCGATAAAGGGCTTTTTCGCCTTCCTTATTTACAAACTCAGCCTCAAAAGCGATCGGTACACGGTTCGCCAGAACTTCCATATAATGATCAGTTACGCGGCTGAGCATAGTACGGCGGGGAACGCTTTTGACCGGTTTGTTTGTAAGGTCCTCATCCAGGTCTTCCATCAGGTCCTGTCCGATTACCTGGAAAGTTGGATTATCCTGACCATTACGCAGATCAAGAAGAACCAGGTTTTTCTTAAAAGGCGCAATTTCATTTCGGTTCATATTCTTTAAGGCAGGCAGACCGGATTCACCAGCGAGTTTTTCCCAATATTCATACAAACAGAATGTAATGCGGCGTTCTTGACTTAAATCTTCTACTGCGCTCATTTTTTAACGTACCACTTAAACCTTATTCATTAACCGATTGAATTTGATCAAAAAGTAGCGATCAATATTCTCAGACAACTTTAACATTAACTATATTAATATAATATTTAAAAAAACAACATTTATTCTAAGTCATTGTTATAAAGGAAAATTATTTTTTCTGATTTCAGAAGTTAATAGACAACTTTAAAAAGACTCGAATAAGGTATAAATATATTCATATTAATTGGGCAAAAATTAGGAGAATTTATAATGGATGAAATGTTGTCTATTTCAGTCGTTTTGCTTGGGGGCACAATCTCCATGGCCCCTGCAAAAAATAAAAAGGGCAATTCTGATGAAGGTGTGGTTCCTACCATCTCGGCAGATGAGCTTTGTAGTGCCGTTCCGGGAATTGAGAATATTGCCACCATTAATCCCAAAAGCGTCAAACTGGTTGCGAGTGCCAATCTGGAGATGATGGATGTCCTTTTATTAAAAGATATAATTGAAGAGTTGGCTGAAAAAGACAACTCGGATGGGGTCGTCATCATTCAGGGAACGGATACATTGGAAGAAATGGCTTTCGCACTTGATCTTATTCTTGATGTTAACATTCCCGTGATTTTTACGGGAGCGATGAGAAGTGCGAATATGGTCAGCGCTGATGGTCCTGCAAATATTCTCGGGGCGGTGATTGCGGCAACCTGTAAACCGCTCGCCAAGTCAGGAGTGGTTGTTGTCATGAATGATGACATTCATGCAGCAAGGTTTGTTCAGAAATGCCACACCCGTGATGTGGGTGCTTTTAAATCTTTAAATGGTGGTAAAGTGGGTCAGATTTGCGAAGGAAATGTATTGTTATCGTCTCCTGTAGAGAAAAGACGGTCATTTCAGATTCTGGATAATCAATCTGTTCCTAAAGTTGGTCTGATAAAGGCAACTTTGGGAGATCCGGGAGATATACTTGAATATTATATGTCCGAGAACTATCAGGGCCTGGTCATAGAAGCGTTCGGTGCCGGACATCTTCCTGAGAAGTGGCTTCTCCTTCTTGACAGGATGATCGCCAAGATGCCAGTTATCCTCTGCAGCAGAACAGCGGAAGGACCAGTTTTTGAAAAAAGCTATGGCTATCCGGGGGCGGAAATTGATCTTATCGCCAGAGGACTTGTCCCGGCAGGTATTCTTGATGGCGCCAAAGCCCGCCTTTATATGATGATCAACATCATGGCAGGTCAGGAACTTAGAAAACCTGATTATTAAATGACAAAAACACCCACAATGATATAGACAAAAAAGGTCAGAACCCCGCCGAGCATGGCATAAGGCAACTGGGTCCTCACATGATCAAGCAATGTGCACCCGGCCGCTACAGACGAAATCATAGTCGTATCAGAAATTGGGGAACAATGATCGCCAAATACACCGCCGCCAAGGATTGCTGAAATCACAA from Emcibacteraceae bacterium includes the following:
- a CDS encoding asparaginase; protein product: MDEMLSISVVLLGGTISMAPAKNKKGNSDEGVVPTISADELCSAVPGIENIATINPKSVKLVASANLEMMDVLLLKDIIEELAEKDNSDGVVIIQGTDTLEEMAFALDLILDVNIPVIFTGAMRSANMVSADGPANILGAVIAATCKPLAKSGVVVVMNDDIHAARFVQKCHTRDVGAFKSLNGGKVGQICEGNVLLSSPVEKRRSFQILDNQSVPKVGLIKATLGDPGDILEYYMSENYQGLVIEAFGAGHLPEKWLLLLDRMIAKMPVILCSRTAEGPVFEKSYGYPGAEIDLIARGLVPAGILDGAKARLYMMINIMAGQELRKPDY